CGAGCCAGTCGCCTTGAAGTGGAAGAACGCGGCTGCAGTGTAGGGATTGCTCTGCGTCTCGATCTGCGTCTCAACGGATGCCGGAAGTGCGATTTGGGGCGTGTCCGTGTCGGTACTCGCTGCGAACTCCTTCGCGTCCTTGACGGTCGCTTGCGAATGCGCCGGTGTCTCACCGGTCAGCACGTTCACCGGCGTCTCCGTGTCATCAGTGAACAGGACGTCTTCGAACGTGTGTGTCCCGAGGATCGCCTCGGGGTTCAACTCGCAGTCGTGAAATGGATCGTCGTCTCCTTGTGTGGTCATCAAACCACGAGCTTATAGGGGCTCAGTCCTTCCTGCCCCTGAAAAAGAAGTGCTGAGGGTGTCAGTAAACAGGTCACATCTCCCGTGTTTGGGCTCCCGAATCGGTCAGTACAGGGGACTCACGTACCGATCAAACCGTTGATTCACTCGGTATTGGTCAAGAACGTCGTGCAAGAGATAGATAGAGGAATTGTCGTGTGTACGTTTCGTGATCGGATCTCCTCTCAAAAATGACTATGGAGGCCACAGCGGACACCAGGTTAGGACCCGACCCTCGGAAGGAAGTCCCCGGTCTCTCGTCGGACACCGCCCAAGAGGATCGAGGCCGCAACGAGCGGCATGGCCGCACAGCAGAGATAGACGGGCCAGAAGCCGACGACATCGATGACTGGGAGCGTGACGATGGGACCGAACCCACCGCCAATATCCCCGAACACGTTGTTTGTCCCCACGGCACGCCCCATCTCGCCGTCGGCAACAAGGTCGCCCAACAGCGCCATCAGTGGCCCGCTGGTTCCGCCTTGCCCGAGTCCGATACACAGGCAGGCGATTGCCAGCGTCAGTACCGAATCAGCCAGGGCGAGCAGTACGAACCCAACCGACGTAACGACCAGAAACACGATCAAAACCGGGACACGAGACTGGTTTCGATCGCTGACGTACCCACCGAGATACATCGACAGCCCCGCAGCCACGACGGTCAGTCCCATAAACAGGCCCGAGGAGCCCTGGGCATCGAACCCGAAGACGCTGAGTTGATTCTGGTCGAGAAACAGGACCAGCGTTGCGAATAATGCGCCGATGTAGACGAACAACACGGCGAAGTTCACCAGACCGACCGTGATTGCAGGGACACTCGTATTGATGTCCCACGGTTTGACCGACTGATTTTCCCCACCTTCGACGTGGGTCTCGGGCACTGTCAGGTACGCGACGACACTGGCAAAGAACGCGAAGCCGGTCGCGACGGTGAACGCGACAACGTTTCCGGAGAGTTCGCTGACGAGGCCACCGAGGACCACTCCTGTCGGGAACCCGAAAAGGACGCCGCCTCTGATGAGCCCCATATTCGAACCCCGCGATCCACCGTCGCTGATGTCGTCGGCGATCGTGTACGCAGTCGCGAAGACTAGCGCGCTCCCGACTCCCCAAAGGAGACGCGCAGCCATGAACCACGCTTCGGGAAGCGGTGCGATCATGGCGATAACGTAGCCGGACGTAGAGATTCCCTGGATGAACATCCCGATGACGAACGGTTTTCTTGTCCCGAACCGGTCGACGAGGCTCCCGGCCGGCGCGTTTGCGAACAGCCGTGAAAACCGGTTCGCGCTCAGGATGATTCCGACGAGAAACGGGGAGATTCCCAGAATAGCACCGAGGTTTGGCAAGATCGGGAAAATCACGCCGCCACCGAAGCCGATGAAAAACGTACTGACGATGACCGCTCCGAGAACGAACCGTCCCTCGTTTTTCGCCCCTCGGAGCCGAATCCTCACATTCGGGACAACCGTTCCTGAGTCCCATGAGCATTTCCATACCAGAATCTGTCTCCTGACCGGCCGAGCAGTGGATGCCAGACATGAGAGGTACCCACACGAACGACTGCCACCACGTCAAGGGGGACAGGAAACCGGTCCCTTGTGTTTCTTCAGACACTGACACAATCAATACAGGGGATTCACTTATCGGTGGAGGCAGTGTATTGTTCAGTATGCCTGAAGAAGTCCTGTTCAAATCGGAGAGTACGCAGACCTGAGAAGAAATCGCATCGTATCTCCGCAACGTCGCTGATAATCTCGAACAGAGGGATGCAGTTACACTCAAATCCGGTTCTGAGTCCGTGACAATGGAACTTCCAGCACGCCCGACGTTTGAGGTCAAAGCCGAACGGGAAGGGCCGACCGATCGCCCTGGAGTAAGCATCGAGTTCGAACTCGAATGAGGCGAGAACGGGAATGAGGGGGACGGTGGGAGCGGCCAGTTAGAAATCGAGTGATAAATTCGCTGAGACACTAAGCATCTGAGCGTTTCTTCTTAGGCTGAAAACAACACCATGTGAAGAGTGCGTGATACCCCTTCTCCTTCGTTTCAAATTACCTACGACTGTCCAATACTCGCTTTCTTGAACGGGGATTCACCAGTCGGGATGAGCAGCTCCTGTCGGTCTCCGACCCGCTCAGCGAGCTTCCGTTTCAGGTACTGTCTCGCCGTCGATGGCGTGAAGACGCCTTTGTCGATCATGTCGCCGCCGACGTCTTTGAGGGCCGCGAACTGCCCCTGCAGGTGGCCGTCGCCGACCGGCTCGCCGTCGTACCAGCGCACGGTCGCAAGCGCACCGTTCCCGACCAACTCTCCCTGTTCGACTGTCTCCGAGTCGTACTGGAGACCGAACCACAGCGTCCGATAGGCGGTCACATCGAACGTCGTCGACACCACGAAAAAGGCCTCGTGATGGAGATAGTCGAGGTTGTCAGCGACGATCTCGTCGATCGTGAGCCCGGTGGTGCGGGGCTTTGGCTCGACGACTGTCGACGGTCGATCTTCGCCGGCCAGGTAGCCGTCGACGGCATCTGCCTCGAGGCCATCGGCCAGTTCCGCCAGCAGCTGTTTCGCCCACTTGGAGTCGATGTCTTCGCCACCGAACGGCGACTCAGCTGAGATTCGGTGCTTGAGCTTCAGGTTTGCTGCGCCCCAGTGGCTGTAGTGGAGCGTGTACTGTCCGTCGGTTCGTTCGTATGCAACGAGTGCGCGGTGTCCCATTGAGCAATCACCTCGTAGGGCGACCACGACTGGACGCCCCACGCCCCTGCCGGGGGACGAACAACCCTACTCGTCGATCGGTTCGGGGGAACTGAGGTCTGCGTGAAGGACTTTGCCGTCGCGAACGACGTACCGCTTCGCCAGTACGGGAAGCGGCACTTGGTGAACCCCGCTGTCTGGATATCGAGTTCCTCGTCAGCTTCGAGGTGGTTGGCGAGTTCTCGCAAGAACTCTTGGGTCACGATTCCGCCGTCGTAGTCGGGAGGCCGTTCTCCCACGCCTCGTACACCTTGAAGTCATCGTAGCCCCAGATGGTGAGCTCTCCGTCTTCGGTGACCTCCCAGTCAAGCGTCCCGAAGCAGTGGTTCTCACAGAGCTCGCGGACTGCCTCCGGATCCGATACGATCGCGCCGGTCGATGTCGTCGCAGCTTGCAGTGTGGCCATATCTGGACCTCGCGGGGCGACCCCCGCACCTCTCTTGGGGGTGATAAACCGACGCATGAGGTACCTCCCTTGGCGTGGCCGGCGACTCCAGTTAGGAGTCTGCGTGGGCGTCCATCCCAGCTCCGTCGCTCGGCCGCGTGCGAAGACTCACCTCTTCCAGGAAGTCTCTCGCGGTCTCGACTCGCTCTCGATCTGCGTCGTCCAACCGGTCGACGTCAAGCCGGTTGAGATTGCTGAGCACACGATGCATCCAGTAGCCTTGCTTGAACTGTTGGTCCATCGGAAGCGCCTCACCGCTCGCCGGCGCGGAAAGACTCCCCCGAAACTATCGTCGGGACTGTAGGAGACCACGGCATTAACCAACGAAGCTCGGCGCTACGTGCAGGATGTTGGTTAACCGACGCCCAACGCTGGCGCTACTCGAGACTGGGCCCGTAGCGAGCTGCGCCACACACCCGGCACTCCCAAATCGGTTGTCCCGTCCACGTCTCATCCGGGACCGACTCGTGGGTCTTGAACCGGTGGTCGGTCGCCTGCCCACAGTTCTGACAGTTGAGTTGCTGCGTCGTCGGTACCGACGACACCTGACTATCAGTCTCATCCTCCCGAGCGGATTCGGTCAGCGCCATCGCTGGAACCAGCCATACCGCGTCGTCGAGGACGGCCCTGAGACGCGACGGGTCGCGGATGCCGTTCCCCCGCTGGTCGTAGAGCCGCGTCGGGGCCTGCTGCTGGTGCGCCGTGGCTCCCTGTCCGTTCCAGCCTGTCCGGTCACGGGCGGCTCTGAGAAGCCGCTCACCCTCCCCTGAGGACACCTGTACTGCGGCGGGAAGTGAGGGCCATCGGTCGACCAGCTGGCGCGCAGGGGCCTCGTCGAGATCATAGATGAGCGTGTAGTCATCGACGGCCGGCTCCGAATCGTTGGCGGTGAGAAGGTTCGCCGCGGCGCCGCCCTTCGCGACAGCGCCGTAGAACGTGGGCGACTCGACGACCAGGTGGACGATTCCCAGGAACGTCGTCGCCGCCTCGTCCGTGCTGGTGGCTTCACCACCGAGATGGTTGGTGAGACAGAACCGGCATTTCGTCTGCCTGACTGGGTCGTGGCTGCGCGCGCAGCGTAGCGAGCACGGAGCGGAGGGTGGGGTGGTGGGGCCTGGGTCGGTCTGGCACACAGGAAAAAGAAAGCGCGACG
The Halorarum halophilum genome window above contains:
- a CDS encoding MFS transporter: MRIRLRGAKNEGRFVLGAVIVSTFFIGFGGGVIFPILPNLGAILGISPFLVGIILSANRFSRLFANAPAGSLVDRFGTRKPFVIGMFIQGISTSGYVIAMIAPLPEAWFMAARLLWGVGSALVFATAYTIADDISDGGSRGSNMGLIRGGVLFGFPTGVVLGGLVSELSGNVVAFTVATGFAFFASVVAYLTVPETHVEGGENQSVKPWDINTSVPAITVGLVNFAVLFVYIGALFATLVLFLDQNQLSVFGFDAQGSSGLFMGLTVVAAGLSMYLGGYVSDRNQSRVPVLIVFLVVTSVGFVLLALADSVLTLAIACLCIGLGQGGTSGPLMALLGDLVADGEMGRAVGTNNVFGDIGGGFGPIVTLPVIDVVGFWPVYLCCAAMPLVAASILLGGVRRETGDFLPRVGS
- a CDS encoding amphi-Trp domain-containing protein; protein product: MASYLRNVADNLEQRDAVTLKSGSESVTMELPARPTFEVKAEREGPTDRPGVSIEFELE
- a CDS encoding DUF6735 family protein, whose product is MGHRALVAYERTDGQYTLHYSHWGAANLKLKHRISAESPFGGEDIDSKWAKQLLAELADGLEADAVDGYLAGEDRPSTVVEPKPRTTGLTIDEIVADNLDYLHHEAFFVVSTTFDVTAYRTLWFGLQYDSETVEQGELVGNGALATVRWYDGEPVGDGHLQGQFAALKDVGGDMIDKGVFTPSTARQYLKRKLAERVGDRQELLIPTGESPFKKASIGQS
- a CDS encoding biosurfactant protein 1, with the translated sequence MCQTDPGPTTPPSAPCSLRCARSHDPVRQTKCRFCLTNHLGGEATSTDEAATTFLGIVHLVVESPTFYGAVAKGGAAANLLTANDSEPAVDDYTLIYDLDEAPARQLVDRWPSLPAAVQVSSGEGERLLRAARDRTGWNGQGATAHQQQAPTRLYDQRGNGIRDPSRLRAVLDDAVWLVPAMALTESAREDETDSQVSSVPTTQQLNCQNCGQATDHRFKTHESVPDETWTGQPIWECRVCGAARYGPSLE